A single genomic interval of uncultured Desulfobulbus sp. harbors:
- a CDS encoding prepilin peptidase, which produces MNSLLTAISLLFGAVIGSFLNVVILRLPKEDASIVFPASHCPQCGHQLSWWENIPLLSYILLKGRCRSCKVKISWQYPLVEASMAFFSALLFLRFGLSVDYGIMFLFFAALLVIIFIDIHHQIIPDLISLPGIVIGFTASFLSHQVTWQQSGLGLLIGGGLLYLIAFGYYSLTKRDGMGGGDIKLLAMIGAFLGWKSLLYVVFASSLLGSCIGILAMIKQGRGGKTRIPFGPFLAFAAITWVLFQEQLLSLWSLYMGLMR; this is translated from the coding sequence ATGAACTCGCTCTTGACAGCTATTTCCCTGCTCTTCGGGGCCGTAATTGGTTCCTTTCTCAACGTGGTCATCCTCCGCCTGCCGAAGGAGGACGCATCCATCGTTTTTCCGGCTTCCCATTGCCCACAATGTGGGCATCAACTCTCCTGGTGGGAAAATATTCCCCTGTTGAGTTATATCCTGTTGAAAGGACGGTGCCGAAGTTGCAAGGTGAAAATCTCCTGGCAATATCCCCTGGTCGAGGCCTCCATGGCCTTTTTTTCAGCGCTGCTGTTCCTTCGTTTCGGGTTGAGCGTCGACTACGGCATCATGTTTCTCTTTTTTGCTGCCCTGCTGGTTATCATATTTATTGACATCCATCACCAAATAATTCCCGATCTCATCAGCTTGCCGGGGATAGTCATTGGCTTTACGGCCTCCTTTCTCAGCCACCAGGTAACCTGGCAGCAATCCGGGCTCGGCCTGCTCATCGGTGGCGGCCTGCTCTATCTGATCGCCTTTGGTTATTACTCGCTGACCAAGAGAGACGGTATGGGCGGGGGGGATATCAAACTGCTGGCCATGATCGGCGCCTTTCTTGGTTGGAAGAGTCTTTTGTATGTGGTCTTTGCGAGTTCCCTTCTGGGCAGCTGCATCGGCATCTTGGCCATGATCAAACAGGGCCGGGGCGGCAAGACCCGAATTCCCTTTGGTCCGTTTCTCGCCTTTGCCGCCATAACTTGGGTTCTCTTTCAAGAGCAACTGCTCTCCTTGTGGTCTCTGTATATGGGCCTGATGCGTTAA
- the nrfD gene encoding NrfD/PsrC family molybdoenzyme membrane anchor subunit: MFEKALKGNNYYWMWLAFLGFFIAVACVCYLRQYFYGLGLTGMSRDISWGLYISQFTFLVGVAAGGVMLVLPYYIHNYKAFGRITILGEFLAIASLLMCLMFIMADLGQPLRGLNVLFYPTPHSMLFWDMCVLWGYLLLNALCGWVILTAERKQVHPPKWIYFFVYLSIPFAFSIHTVTAMLYCGLPGRHFWLSAIIAPRFLASAFAAGPALIVVMAMILKRVANFDAGKEAIQKMVTIIIYAAIANMFFVGLEFFVGFYSDIPGHKHTLQYLFFGLEHHGHIYNNLVPFMWAFVVLFFVGMFLICNPKTRKESDFWLAMGCLSIFVSFWLDKGIGFVLGGFVPTPVDEIVEYYPTLNELFITIGIWATGFFILTILYKIAIGVEHEIEA; the protein is encoded by the coding sequence ATGTTTGAAAAAGCATTAAAAGGAAACAATTACTACTGGATGTGGCTGGCCTTCCTCGGCTTTTTTATCGCGGTGGCCTGTGTCTGCTACCTGCGCCAATACTTTTACGGTCTTGGATTGACCGGCATGAGCCGCGACATTTCCTGGGGTCTGTACATTTCCCAGTTCACCTTCCTTGTCGGCGTGGCCGCGGGAGGTGTCATGCTGGTCTTGCCGTATTACATTCATAATTACAAAGCATTCGGCAGGATAACTATCCTGGGCGAGTTCCTCGCCATTGCTTCGCTGCTGATGTGCCTGATGTTCATCATGGCCGACCTCGGTCAGCCATTGCGTGGCCTGAATGTCCTTTTCTATCCCACACCTCATTCCATGCTCTTTTGGGATATGTGCGTCCTCTGGGGGTACCTGTTGCTCAACGCACTTTGCGGGTGGGTTATCCTGACCGCTGAGCGCAAGCAGGTCCATCCGCCGAAATGGATTTATTTCTTTGTCTATCTCTCCATTCCGTTCGCATTCTCGATCCACACTGTCACCGCCATGCTCTACTGCGGTCTGCCCGGTCGCCATTTCTGGCTCTCCGCCATCATCGCTCCGCGCTTTTTGGCCTCGGCCTTTGCCGCCGGTCCCGCGCTGATCGTGGTCATGGCGATGATCCTCAAACGGGTGGCCAACTTCGATGCGGGGAAAGAGGCGATCCAGAAGATGGTGACCATCATCATCTACGCCGCCATTGCCAACATGTTCTTTGTCGGTCTGGAATTCTTTGTTGGGTTCTACTCTGACATTCCCGGCCACAAGCATACGCTGCAGTACCTATTCTTCGGCCTGGAACACCACGGTCACATTTATAACAACCTTGTTCCCTTCATGTGGGCCTTCGTTGTTCTGTTCTTCGTGGGCATGTTTCTTATCTGCAATCCCAAAACGAGAAAAGAGAGCGACTTCTGGCTGGCCATGGGCTGCCTGTCCATCTTTGTCTCCTTTTGGCTGGATAAGGGTATCGGTTTCGTTCTCGGTGGCTTCGTTCCCACCCCGGTGGACGAGATCGTTGAGTACTATCCAACCCTGAATGAGTTGTTCATCACCATCGGTATCTGGGCAACGGGATTTTTCATCCTGACCATTCTCTACAAGATTGCCATCGGTGTGGAGCACGAAATCGAGGCCTGA